The Alkalibacter saccharofermentans DSM 14828 genome includes a window with the following:
- a CDS encoding DNA internalization-related competence protein ComEC/Rec2: protein MRRLFILLFAGSIAISASIYYDRMLLLLFLVPIVSLAIGSCRKISEKYLAGVLVVLFLAIVFGRSTYFIKSQSGMEFGQNSSIEGRVASFPSTKNENTGFILHVKSLGEKVQCYINISEYDVQIKKGDVIKVTGIGYAPDRKRNPGGFDYNLYLRSKGVYSVFYADSQSLKLIRRDISPLLKPIVDFRERIIDEIEDKMDKRNGDFLKGLVFGIKSMDDDDSRIFTKGGISHVLAVSGLHVGFIYGFLLILASILKMSGKTSFIFVCILLMLYAFLCDFSISVARASSMAALHQLAKAYKLSYDTLNALFFIGCVNAAVNPLIVYTSSFLLSYSAVFAISVFYPFLKEIFSRLLKENWKKPMDALAITFVVQTFTFPIISYIFNGISLVSFILNLIVVPIAGFILLTFMTAMPLMAMFDVASGTLMSLFDRLADLCFAITESFIGHGFSYITVPTMSTSFILLYYTFLFSLAGYFYLDIRGRKAALTIWICLLWLLIVPVHFFSNNLIVTALDVGQGDSILIEAPGGENILIDGGGSYNRRIGEDVVLKALLSKNIRKLDLVICTHSHYDHIGGIVEIIDAVNIKHIMINPLEDEGFEILAERGVKAGSKIVYSKEDQKIGLSKDINMTVYYPGDNTIYLDANNSSVVLKLIYDEVSFLFTGDIEEEGERELVAMNKDLDSTILKIPHHGSNTSTTEEFLALVNPEYAIISVGRNNRYAHPSDKTLERLAGEGIKYLRTDLNGAVEFVTDGEKVNIKTYIEEHP, encoded by the coding sequence TTGAGACGTCTGTTTATTTTATTGTTTGCCGGTTCAATAGCAATATCAGCCTCGATTTATTACGATAGGATGCTTCTTTTGCTTTTTCTAGTACCCATTGTTTCACTAGCCATAGGATCATGCAGGAAGATTAGCGAAAAATATTTGGCAGGGGTGCTGGTCGTATTGTTTTTAGCGATTGTATTTGGCAGGTCGACATACTTTATAAAAAGCCAATCCGGCATGGAGTTTGGTCAAAATTCTTCAATTGAAGGCAGGGTGGCAAGCTTTCCATCAACTAAAAATGAAAATACAGGTTTCATTCTGCACGTCAAAAGTCTGGGGGAGAAAGTTCAGTGCTATATAAACATAAGCGAATATGATGTGCAGATAAAAAAAGGCGATGTAATAAAAGTGACAGGGATAGGGTATGCTCCAGACAGAAAGAGAAATCCGGGAGGATTTGATTATAATCTCTATCTGAGGTCAAAAGGCGTTTATTCTGTTTTCTACGCAGATTCCCAATCTCTCAAACTTATAAGAAGGGATATAAGTCCTTTGCTAAAGCCCATAGTCGACTTTAGAGAAAGAATCATAGATGAGATTGAAGATAAAATGGATAAAAGAAATGGGGATTTTCTAAAGGGTTTGGTGTTTGGCATCAAAAGCATGGATGATGATGATTCCAGGATATTTACCAAAGGTGGAATATCCCACGTATTGGCTGTTTCTGGACTTCACGTGGGGTTCATATACGGTTTTTTGTTGATTTTGGCATCCATATTAAAGATGTCCGGAAAAACAAGTTTCATTTTTGTGTGTATACTATTGATGCTGTATGCTTTTTTATGCGATTTTAGCATATCCGTGGCCAGGGCTTCATCGATGGCAGCCTTGCACCAGTTGGCGAAGGCTTATAAGCTTTCTTACGATACTCTTAACGCTCTTTTTTTTATAGGATGCGTCAATGCGGCCGTGAATCCGCTGATTGTTTACACATCTTCTTTTCTTCTTTCTTACTCTGCGGTCTTTGCCATATCCGTTTTTTATCCTTTCCTCAAGGAGATTTTTTCTCGCCTTTTAAAAGAGAATTGGAAAAAGCCTATGGATGCACTGGCTATTACATTCGTTGTTCAGACATTCACATTTCCCATTATCTCTTACATCTTCAATGGGATCTCCCTGGTTTCTTTTATTCTAAACCTTATTGTAGTTCCAATAGCAGGCTTTATCTTGCTGACTTTTATGACGGCGATGCCTCTAATGGCAATGTTTGATGTGGCATCAGGCACGCTGATGTCATTATTTGACAGGTTGGCAGACTTGTGTTTTGCCATTACTGAATCTTTTATTGGTCACGGATTTTCATATATTACAGTACCTACAATGTCCACATCATTTATATTGCTTTACTACACTTTTTTATTTAGCCTTGCGGGTTATTTTTATTTGGATATTCGAGGTCGAAAGGCGGCATTAACCATATGGATATGCCTTCTGTGGCTATTAATAGTCCCCGTGCATTTTTTCAGCAATAATCTTATAGTCACAGCACTGGATGTTGGACAAGGAGACAGCATACTCATAGAGGCCCCGGGAGGAGAAAACATATTGATAGATGGAGGAGGATCATATAACAGACGCATCGGCGAGGATGTGGTTTTAAAAGCACTGTTAAGCAAAAACATCAGGAAGTTGGATCTTGTAATATGCACCCATTCCCATTATGATCATATAGGTGGGATTGTAGAAATAATAGATGCTGTCAATATTAAACACATAATGATAAATCCATTGGAAGATGAGGGGTTTGAAATTTTGGCTGAAAGAGGAGTAAAAGCCGGATCCAAAATAGTCTATTCAAAAGAAGACCAAAAGATAGGATTGTCAAAGGATATAAATATGACAGTTTATTACCCAGGTGACAATACTATTTATTTGGATGCAAACAACAGTTCAGTGGTTCTCAAATTAATATATGACGAAGTTTCGTTTTTATTTACCGGAGATATCGAAGAAGAAGGGGAAAGAGAGCTGGTAGCAATGAACAAAGATTTAGACAGCACAATCTTAAAAATCCCACATCATGGGAGCAACACGTCGACGACAGAAGAATTCTTGGCTTTGGTAAATCCTGAATATGCAATAATAAGCGTGGGTAGAAACAACAGATATGCACATCCTTCGGATAAAACACTTGAAAGATTAGCTGGGGAAGGTATAAAATACTTACGTACAGATTTAAACGGAGCAGTTGAGTTTGTAACCGATGGGGAGAAAGTAAATATCAAAACTTATATAGAGGAGCATCCATGA
- the holA gene encoding DNA polymerase III subunit delta — MNYKELLKDIKDNNIGELYLVYGEEYLLSSMMVKNLKKALVDESFEQFNYHKIDDKNTTADDIISQCETMPFMSEKRMVLIVDYPLLANTGGNEKDGDKLIEYLNSPNKSTCLVFISKTIDKKRRLYKNIAKNGSLVECAKLERKDLERWITKRIRISGKTIDKKAMDLFIEGMDYLGKDSKMTLGDIENETEKLISLGGNDRIITQEEVEKIMVKSMESNIFKMLDHIGTGNLKDGLEILDYLFDSGEPAIKILSMIVRQFRIMYQCKILKMKGYSTENIASLTGLRTFMVNNALRQSRRFDFDKLKKAYNRCARIDILLKSSRADPKVLLELLLYDFR; from the coding sequence ATGAATTATAAAGAGCTTTTAAAGGATATAAAAGATAATAACATAGGGGAATTATATCTTGTGTATGGGGAAGAATATCTCCTATCATCGATGATGGTGAAAAATCTAAAGAAGGCATTAGTAGATGAGAGCTTTGAACAATTCAATTACCACAAGATAGACGACAAAAACACTACTGCGGATGACATAATAAGTCAGTGCGAAACGATGCCTTTTATGAGCGAAAAGAGGATGGTTCTGATAGTTGATTATCCCTTGCTTGCAAATACCGGAGGAAACGAAAAGGATGGAGACAAGCTTATAGAGTATTTGAATTCTCCAAACAAAAGTACATGTCTGGTTTTTATAAGCAAGACAATAGATAAAAAGAGAAGGTTGTATAAAAACATAGCAAAAAATGGAAGTTTAGTGGAATGCGCCAAGCTGGAGAGAAAAGATCTTGAAAGATGGATTACAAAGCGTATAAGGATATCCGGCAAAACAATAGATAAAAAGGCTATGGATTTATTTATTGAAGGGATGGACTACCTTGGGAAAGACAGTAAAATGACCTTGGGTGATATTGAAAACGAAACTGAAAAGCTGATATCCCTGGGGGGAAATGACAGGATTATTACTCAGGAAGAAGTAGAAAAAATAATGGTTAAAAGCATGGAGTCGAATATATTTAAAATGTTGGATCACATAGGAACAGGCAATTTGAAAGATGGACTTGAGATATTGGATTACCTATTTGATAGTGGAGAGCCGGCTATAAAGATTCTTTCCATGATAGTTAGACAGTTCAGAATAATGTATCAGTGCAAAATCCTTAAAATGAAAGGGTATTCAACGGAGAATATTGCCTCTTTGACGGGTTTGAGAACTTTTATGGTCAACAATGCGTTGAGGCAATCGAGGAGATTCGATTTTGATAAACTTAAAAAAGCCTACAACAGATGTGCCAGAATCGATATCCTGCTAAAAAGCTCAAGAGCGGACCCGAAAGTACTGCTGGAGCTTTTGTTGTACGATTTTAGATGA
- the rpsT gene encoding 30S ribosomal protein S20, whose translation MANIKSAMKRAQIAELRTVRNRSVKTGIKTSIKKFEVALDSRDPETALAAFKVAVQRLDKGVAKGVLHRNSAARKKSSLARKLNAM comes from the coding sequence ATGGCAAATATCAAATCAGCTATGAAAAGAGCTCAAATCGCAGAGCTAAGAACTGTAAGAAACAGAAGCGTTAAAACCGGTATAAAAACTAGCATCAAAAAGTTCGAGGTGGCTCTTGATTCTAGAGATCCGGAAACTGCTCTTGCCGCTTTTAAAGTTGCTGTTCAAAGACTTGATAAAGGTGTTGCAAAAGGAGTGCTTCATAGAAACTCAGCTGCAAGAAAGAAAAGCAGCCTTGCAAGAAAACTTAATGCGATGTAA
- a CDS encoding prephenate dehydratase produces MKKLKIAYQGVPGSYSYQAMHEHFGENIESINKPLFGDVFETVENGDVDFGIIPFENSTTGGVYEVFDLLVSSTALIVGERCIEVKHNLLGIKGSSIDDIKTVYSHQQALDQCSRFIRGRGLSPIPTTNTAISAKLVKDKQDKSCAAIGSEMAGKLYDLEVLATGINNYFNNITKFIIIGTNPVMSDDKDKISLYFTTPHKPGALYSSLGIFAKNDINLLKLISRPTRNTPWAYSYFVDVEGNLGAKNVTAALKELEDLCPKFKILGNYKAHNIDV; encoded by the coding sequence ATGAAAAAGTTAAAAATCGCCTATCAGGGAGTACCGGGATCATACAGCTACCAAGCCATGCATGAACATTTCGGAGAAAATATAGAATCAATTAACAAACCGCTGTTTGGAGACGTTTTTGAAACTGTTGAAAATGGAGATGTGGATTTTGGGATTATTCCCTTTGAGAATTCCACAACAGGAGGGGTATACGAAGTTTTTGATCTTCTGGTATCCTCAACGGCCTTAATAGTTGGCGAACGGTGCATTGAGGTCAAACATAATCTTTTGGGCATCAAAGGCTCTTCTATCGATGATATAAAGACTGTTTATTCCCATCAACAGGCACTTGACCAGTGCAGCCGCTTTATCAGAGGCCGCGGCTTGAGTCCTATTCCCACAACTAACACAGCTATCAGCGCCAAGCTTGTCAAGGATAAACAAGATAAAAGCTGTGCGGCCATCGGTAGCGAAATGGCAGGCAAACTATATGATCTGGAAGTCTTGGCAACGGGAATAAATAATTACTTCAATAACATAACCAAGTTCATAATAATTGGAACTAATCCTGTTATGTCTGACGACAAGGATAAAATAAGTCTATATTTCACCACTCCACACAAACCCGGTGCATTGTATAGCTCCTTGGGCATATTTGCAAAAAATGATATCAATCTTTTAAAGCTTATATCCCGACCAACTAGAAACACGCCTTGGGCATATTCTTATTTTGTAGATGTTGAAGGAAACCTAGGTGCCAAAAACGTAACCGCGGCACTTAAAGAGCTCGAAGACTTATGCCCCAAATTCAAAATTTTAGGCAATTACAAGGCCCATAACATAGATGTCTAG
- a CDS encoding RluA family pseudouridine synthase, which produces MKEDNNTFVYKNNCGEISLKNYLADCKGYSSRLIRFIKREGKMLVNRKTARMDRVLSQGDEVAVLMPVEEIDAPTQKIDLKIIYEDLDLLIVAKEALMVTHPTRSHQENNLANGVAYYFSEKDIKAKIRFVNRLDRDTTGLVVIAKSKFAHQHLQSQMKEGNIKKTYFAVVHGVLKDNSGTIDLPIGRESDESFERSVMAEGKKSVTHYDVLKSNNIYSLVKLDLETGRTHQIRVHMKALGHPLAGDPLYNPGNSDMIDRQALHSGEMEFIQPRTGKKIKVEASIPEDMKNLIEKI; this is translated from the coding sequence ATGAAAGAAGACAATAATACGTTTGTTTATAAAAATAACTGTGGGGAAATTTCCCTTAAGAATTACTTGGCGGACTGCAAAGGTTATTCTTCCAGACTTATTAGGTTCATCAAAAGGGAAGGCAAAATGCTTGTAAATAGGAAAACTGCCCGTATGGACAGAGTTCTATCCCAGGGAGACGAGGTAGCCGTATTGATGCCTGTTGAAGAGATCGATGCTCCGACACAAAAGATAGACTTGAAGATAATATACGAAGACCTTGATTTGCTCATTGTAGCCAAAGAAGCCCTGATGGTCACGCATCCTACTAGGAGCCATCAAGAAAACAACCTGGCCAATGGGGTAGCTTACTACTTCTCTGAAAAAGATATCAAGGCAAAGATAAGGTTCGTAAACCGTCTAGACCGAGATACTACCGGCTTGGTGGTGATTGCCAAGAGTAAATTTGCACATCAGCATTTACAGAGTCAAATGAAAGAAGGAAACATTAAAAAAACCTATTTTGCAGTGGTTCATGGCGTATTAAAGGACAACTCAGGGACCATAGATCTGCCCATTGGCAGAGAATCAGATGAATCCTTTGAAAGAAGCGTTATGGCGGAAGGGAAAAAATCCGTAACACATTATGATGTCTTAAAATCCAACAACATTTACTCCCTCGTTAAGCTGGACTTGGAAACAGGCAGGACACATCAGATTCGAGTTCATATGAAAGCCTTGGGGCATCCCTTGGCAGGAGATCCGCTATACAATCCCGGAAATTCGGATATGATCGACAGGCAAGCTTTGCACAGCGGCGAAATGGAATTCATTCAGCCGAGGACTGGAAAGAAGATAAAGGTCGAAGCCTCGATTCCTGAGGATATGAAAAATTTGATTGAAAAAATCTAA
- a CDS encoding transglycosylase domain-containing protein yields MKRALMIIAALILLIAASAVVFFLSIEAADVEGFEYKPNQKTIIFSDDGEEIGEIYEENRTYVTLDRIPEDLKNAIVAVEDNRFYIHNGFDLVGITRAFLTNFRAGTISEGASTITQQLARNIFEEISTEKTAARKIKEIKTAVMLEKRFGKEQILEMYLNEIYLGGGAYGVQEASVRYFGKNVWELNLAQCALIAGLPQAPSAYQPDVYFDRAKARQEKVLQRMVEEGFITEDASVGAKAEELEIRNSSSEEKVGRYKKNYEAFIRTVIDEYTEIYKDANYIDKDQEARSEALESLKRDGLRIYTSINAKIQEKAVESVSLAIENYSLTEATGAIVTIDAKNGAILAYYGGTSDIDFASTPRQPGSTLKPLIYSAALQEGIIQENTLLVDRRTDFNGYSPSNFSNRYYGYVTIRQALVQSLNIPAVQTMNDLGIEKTLSYLEEMGIQTIDKEDFRLPTALGGMTYGVTPLDMATAYTIFANGGAKTDPWSILSVDGSNGRNIYRKNLSQTEDDNIIDEDIAEYISGILVDNVVRGTGKNAGNKFVTGGKTGTSSESKDLWFVGFTGNATTSIWLGNPDRKGIGGSGSYCAWGYGEYMSNIGDYLLNSNYNLVSGESGYELETIYVLLDENAISGGSPYVDETMIAELSVLEEDLHFFENVRVLRVEVDRSTGKLFAQGKCLEKDKEVRFYLPENVPEECDKSHILDRLREIFQR; encoded by the coding sequence ATGAAGAGAGCGTTGATGATTATTGCAGCTTTAATATTGTTAATAGCTGCTTCTGCAGTGGTTTTCTTTTTATCCATAGAAGCGGCGGATGTAGAGGGGTTTGAATACAAGCCGAATCAGAAGACCATAATATTTTCCGATGACGGTGAAGAAATTGGAGAAATATACGAAGAAAACAGAACATACGTGACACTCGACCGAATACCGGAAGATCTAAAAAATGCTATAGTGGCTGTGGAAGATAATAGGTTCTACATACACAACGGATTTGATCTTGTAGGCATAACAAGGGCGTTTTTGACTAATTTCAGAGCGGGGACAATATCGGAAGGTGCAAGCACCATTACGCAACAGTTGGCTAGGAATATATTTGAAGAAATATCTACGGAAAAGACTGCAGCTAGAAAGATAAAAGAGATTAAAACGGCGGTGATGTTGGAGAAACGGTTCGGCAAAGAGCAGATCTTAGAGATGTATCTGAATGAGATATACTTGGGAGGAGGAGCTTATGGCGTTCAAGAAGCCAGCGTGCGCTATTTTGGGAAGAATGTCTGGGAGCTTAATCTTGCCCAATGTGCATTGATAGCGGGGCTTCCACAGGCTCCAAGCGCCTATCAACCTGATGTGTACTTTGACAGAGCAAAAGCTAGGCAAGAAAAAGTGCTTCAAAGAATGGTAGAAGAGGGATTTATAACAGAAGATGCATCTGTTGGAGCAAAAGCTGAAGAACTTGAGATACGAAATTCTAGCAGTGAGGAAAAAGTCGGTAGGTACAAAAAAAACTACGAAGCTTTCATAAGGACTGTGATAGATGAGTACACAGAAATATACAAGGATGCTAATTACATAGACAAAGACCAAGAGGCAAGAAGTGAAGCCCTGGAAAGCTTGAAAAGGGATGGACTAAGGATTTATACTTCTATAAATGCAAAAATCCAAGAGAAAGCTGTTGAAAGCGTATCTTTAGCAATAGAAAATTATAGTTTGACAGAAGCTACCGGGGCTATTGTTACCATTGATGCAAAAAATGGAGCAATTCTTGCCTATTATGGTGGAACAAGCGATATTGATTTCGCATCGACGCCCAGACAGCCTGGTTCCACATTAAAGCCGTTGATATATTCAGCGGCTTTACAAGAAGGCATAATTCAGGAAAATACACTGTTAGTGGATAGACGGACAGACTTTAATGGTTATTCACCGTCGAATTTCTCAAACAGATATTACGGTTATGTCACAATCAGGCAGGCGCTTGTGCAATCCCTAAATATACCTGCAGTCCAGACCATGAATGATTTGGGAATTGAAAAAACCTTATCGTATTTAGAAGAAATGGGGATACAAACAATTGACAAAGAGGATTTCAGACTGCCTACAGCATTAGGAGGAATGACATATGGAGTTACGCCGTTGGACATGGCCACGGCATATACGATTTTTGCCAATGGAGGAGCGAAGACTGATCCTTGGAGTATTCTATCGGTAGATGGCAGCAATGGAAGGAATATTTACAGAAAAAACTTAAGCCAGACTGAAGATGATAACATCATCGACGAAGATATTGCTGAATATATTAGTGGAATTCTCGTTGACAACGTGGTGCGAGGGACAGGGAAAAATGCGGGCAACAAATTTGTGACCGGAGGGAAAACAGGCACTAGTTCAGAAAGCAAGGATTTGTGGTTTGTGGGCTTTACCGGAAACGCTACGACCTCTATATGGTTGGGAAATCCTGACCGCAAGGGAATAGGTGGTTCGGGAAGCTATTGTGCATGGGGATACGGCGAGTACATGTCTAACATAGGAGACTATCTTCTAAACAGCAATTATAACCTGGTTTCAGGGGAATCAGGTTACGAATTGGAAACTATTTATGTATTGCTGGATGAAAATGCAATAAGCGGTGGTTCCCCATACGTGGATGAAACCATGATAGCTGAACTTTCCGTCTTGGAGGAAGACCTTCACTTTTTTGAAAATGTCAGAGTCCTAAGGGTTGAGGTGGATCGAAGCACAGGCAAGTTGTTTGCACAAGGCAAATGCTTGGAGAAAGATAAGGAAGTTAGATTTTATCTGCCTGAGAATGTGCCTGAAGAATGCGACAAATCCCACATACTCGACAGATTAAGAGAAATATTTCAAAGGTAG